The following proteins are co-located in the Spea bombifrons isolate aSpeBom1 chromosome 3, aSpeBom1.2.pri, whole genome shotgun sequence genome:
- the OPA1 gene encoding dynamin-like 120 kDa protein, mitochondrial isoform X5, with the protein MLRASCIVCRGLANKRFKEDAKYSLRKMHTRRIHHYCFSRLKIQRPLPQTTMCCYSSLSRVPLWRSRLLAPGYGYQIKRNFWVARLASRLLKLRYLVLGSAVGGGYTAKKTYDQWRDMFPDLSEYKWIVPDFIWELDEHIDFEKFSKALPDSEELAKLLPDFDKLGERFSFLKGWLSSGSGGETAFKATDSHGYDNSDKQYKKTSDKEKVDQLQEELLRTQMKYQRILERLEKENKDLRKLVLQKDDKGIHQRKLKKSLIDMYSEVLDILSDYDANYNTQDHLPRVIVVGDQSAGKTSVLEMIAQARIFPRGSGEMMTRSPVKVTLSEGPHHVAVFKDSSREFDLTKEADLAALRDEIEVRMRKSVKNGQTVSPETISLSVKGPGIQRMVLVDLPGVISTVTSGMAPDTKETIFNISRAYMQNPNAIILCIQDGSVDAERSIVTDLVSQMDPQGKRTIFVLTKVDLAEKNVASPNRIQQIIEGKLFPMKALGYFAVVTGKGNSNESIDSIKDYEEEFFQGSSLLKKGMLKAHQVTTKNLSLAVSDCFWKMVRESVEQQADAFKATRFNLETEWKNNYPRLRELDRNELFEKAKNEILDEVISLTQVTPKHWEEILQKTLWERVSTHVIENIYLPAAQTMNSGTFNTTVDIKLKQWTDKQLPHKAVEVAWDTLQQEFSRFMTENKVKEHDIFDKLKEAVKDESIKRHKWNEQAEDSLRVIQHNALEDRSISDKQQWDAAIHFMEETLQSRLQDTESVIRDMVGPDWKERWFSWTSRSPEQTIRNETKKELEKMLKINEDHPAYLANDEVTTVRKNLESRAVEVDPILIKDTWHQVYRKHFLKTALGHCNLCRRGFFYYQRNFVDSELECNDVVLFWRIQRMLGITANTLRQQLTNTEVRRLEKNVKEVLEDFADDSDKKLNLLTGKRVQLAEDLKKVREIQEKLEAFIEALHQEK; encoded by the exons ATGTTGCGGGCCTCATG caTTGTATGTCGGGGTTTGGCAAACAAGCGTTTTAAGGAAGACGCCAAATATTCCTTGCGGAAGATGCATACCCGAAGAATTCACCATTACTGTTTTTCAAGATTGAAAATTCAGAGGCCCTTACCCCAAACCACGATGTGCTGCTATTCGTCTCTCTCACGAGTCCCATTATGGAGAAGCAGACTTTTAGCTCCTGGTTATGGCTACCAGATAAAACGAAACTTTTGGGTGGCCAGGCTGGCCTCTCGGCTTTTAAAACTCCGTTATCTTGTCCTGGGATCTGCTGTTGGTGGTGGATACACAGCCAAAAAG ACCTATGATCAGTGGAGGGATATGTTTCCAGACCTTAGTGAATACAAATGGATTGTGCCTGATTTTATTTGGGAATTGGATGAACATATTGATTTTG AAAAATTTAGCAAAGCCCTTCCAGATTCTGAAGAGCTGGCAAAACTGCTGCCTGACTTTGATAAACTTGGAGAGCGTTTCAGTTTTTTAAAAGGATGGCTTTCATCag GTTCAGGAGGGGAAACTGCCTTCAAAGCCACAGACAGCCACGGTTATGATAATTCTGATAAACAGTACAAGAAG ACATCAGACAAAGAGAAAGTAGATCAACTGCAAGAAGAGCTTCTGAGAACACAA ATGAAGTACCAGCGGATTCTGGAGCGGctggagaaagaaaacaaagaccTGAGGAAGCTGGTGCTGCAGAAAGATGACAAAGGAATTCATCAAAGGAAGTTGAAG aaatCCTTGATTGATATGTACTCAGAGGTGTTGGACATATTATCTGATTACGATGCTAACTACAACACCCAAGACCATTTGCCCAgg GTGATTGTAGTTGGCGACCAAAGTGCAGGAAAAACCAGCGTCCTGGAAATGATTGCACAGGCCCGGATCTTCCCCCGTGGTTCTGGAGAGATGATGACCCGCTCTCCAGTAAAG gtTACATTAAGCGAAGGCCCTCACCATGTTGCTGTGTTTAAAGACAGTTCGCGAGAGTTTGATCTCACCAAGGAGGCAGAT CTGGCGGCATTGAGGGATGAAATAGAGGTCCGCATGAGGAAGAGTGTAAAGAATGGGCAAACCGTTAGTCCGGAG ACAATCTCTTTAAGTGTGAAGGGTCCTGGCATTCAGAGGATGGTCCTTGTGGATCTACCAGGAGTCATCAGT ACTGTGACTTCAGGGATGGCTCCAGATACCAAAGAGACTATATTCAACATCAGCAGGGCTTATATGCAGAATCCAAATGCCATTATTCTCTGCATTCAAG ACGGGTCCGTGGATGCAGAGCGGAGTATTGTAACCGATCTCGTGAGCCAGATGGATCCGCAGGGCAAGCgcaccatttttgttttaacaaaagTAGACCTTGCGGAGAAGAATGTGGCTAGTCCGAACCGG ATTCAGCAGATCATTGAAGGCAAACTATTTCCGATGAAAGCCCTTGGGTACTTTGCCGTGGTGACAGGGAAAG GCAACAGCAATGAAAGCATCGATTCCATAAAGGATTATGAAGAGGAATTTTTTCAAGGATCATCACTTTTGAA AAAAGGCATGCTCAAGGCTCATCAGGTGACCACCAAGAATTTAAGCCTTGCCGTTTCTGATTGTTTTTGGAAAATGGTGCGAGAGTCTGTTGAACAACAAGCTGATGCATTCAAAG cAACTCGTTTCAATCTTGAGACAGAGTGGAAGAATAACTATCCACGGCTGCGTGAGCTTGACAGG AATGAACTTTTTGAAAAAGCGAAAAATGAAATTCTCGATGAGGTTATAAGTCTTACCCAGGTGACACCAAAACATTG GGAAGAGATCCTTCAGAAGACTTTATGGGAGCGAGTCTCTACGCATGTGATTGAGAACATCTACCTCCCAGCTGCACAGACCATGAATTCGGGCACGTTCAACACTACTGTGGACATAAAGCTGAAGCAGTGGACTGACAAGCAGTTGCCTCATAAGGCAGTTGAG GTGGCTTGGGACACCCTTCAGCAGGAATTTTCCCGCTTCATGACTGAAAATAAAGTCAAGGAGCACGACATATTTGACAAGCTAAAGGAGGCTGTCAAAGACGAGAGTATTAAAAGACACAAGTGGAACGAGCAAGCAGAGGATAGCCTG AGAGTAATTCAGCACAATGCTTTAGAAGACCGATCCATCTCCGACAAACAGCAGTGGGACGCAGCGATCCATTTTATGGAAGAGACTCTTCAGAGCCGCTTGCAAGACA CTGAATCTGTCATACGAGACATGGTGGGTCCAGACTGGAAAGAGAGATGGTTCTCCTGGACATCTCGTTCTCCTGAACAG ACTATAcggaatgaaacaaaaaaagaacttgAAAAGATGCTGAAAATTAATGAAGATCATCCTGCATATCTCGCCAATGACGAAGTCACAACTGTCAGAAAAAATCTAGAGTCCAGGGCGGTAGAAGTGGATCCAATATTG ATAAAAGATACATGGCATCAGGTTTACAGAAAGCACTTCTTAAAAACTGCCCTTGGCCACTGTAACTTATGCAGGCGAGGATTTTTTTACTATCAGAGGAACTTTGTAGACTCCGAG CTGGAGTGCAACGATGTGGTCCTTTTCTGGAGAATACAGCGAATGTTGGGAATCACTGCCAACACCTTAAGGCAACAGCTCACTAACACAGAAG tAAGACGTCTAGAGAAAAACGTAAAGGAAGTATTGGAAGACTTTGCTGATGACAGTGACAAAAAGCTTAACTTGTTAACTGGGAAGAGGGTCCAACTAGCTGAAGATCTCA
- the OPA1 gene encoding dynamin-like 120 kDa protein, mitochondrial isoform X2, with amino-acid sequence MLRASCIVCRGLANKRFKEDAKYSLRKMHTRRIHHYCFSRLKIQRPLPQTTMCCYSSLSRVPLWRSRLLAPGYGYQIKRNFWVARLASRLLKLRYLVLGSAVGGGYTAKKWRDMFPDLSEYKWIVPDFIWELDEHIDFEKFSKALPDSEELAKLLPDFDKLGERFSFLKGWLSSGHNLVSEAIGSSDLLLLLGSGGETAFKATDSHGYDNSDKQYKKGLLGELILLQEQIKQHEEEARRATGNINTGTSQQKRKTSDKEKVDQLQEELLRTQMKYQRILERLEKENKDLRKLVLQKDDKGIHQRKLKKSLIDMYSEVLDILSDYDANYNTQDHLPRVIVVGDQSAGKTSVLEMIAQARIFPRGSGEMMTRSPVKVTLSEGPHHVAVFKDSSREFDLTKEADLAALRDEIEVRMRKSVKNGQTVSPETISLSVKGPGIQRMVLVDLPGVISTVTSGMAPDTKETIFNISRAYMQNPNAIILCIQDGSVDAERSIVTDLVSQMDPQGKRTIFVLTKVDLAEKNVASPNRIQQIIEGKLFPMKALGYFAVVTGKGNSNESIDSIKDYEEEFFQGSSLLKKGMLKAHQVTTKNLSLAVSDCFWKMVRESVEQQADAFKATRFNLETEWKNNYPRLRELDRNELFEKAKNEILDEVISLTQVTPKHWEEILQKTLWERVSTHVIENIYLPAAQTMNSGTFNTTVDIKLKQWTDKQLPHKAVEVAWDTLQQEFSRFMTENKVKEHDIFDKLKEAVKDESIKRHKWNEQAEDSLRVIQHNALEDRSISDKQQWDAAIHFMEETLQSRLQDTESVIRDMVGPDWKERWFSWTSRSPEQTIRNETKKELEKMLKINEDHPAYLANDEVTTVRKNLESRAVEVDPILIKDTWHQVYRKHFLKTALGHCNLCRRGFFYYQRNFVDSELECNDVVLFWRIQRMLGITANTLRQQLTNTEVRRLEKNVKEVLEDFADDSDKKLNLLTGKRVQLAEDLKKVREIQEKLEAFIEALHQEK; translated from the exons ATGTTGCGGGCCTCATG caTTGTATGTCGGGGTTTGGCAAACAAGCGTTTTAAGGAAGACGCCAAATATTCCTTGCGGAAGATGCATACCCGAAGAATTCACCATTACTGTTTTTCAAGATTGAAAATTCAGAGGCCCTTACCCCAAACCACGATGTGCTGCTATTCGTCTCTCTCACGAGTCCCATTATGGAGAAGCAGACTTTTAGCTCCTGGTTATGGCTACCAGATAAAACGAAACTTTTGGGTGGCCAGGCTGGCCTCTCGGCTTTTAAAACTCCGTTATCTTGTCCTGGGATCTGCTGTTGGTGGTGGATACACAGCCAAAAAG TGGAGGGATATGTTTCCAGACCTTAGTGAATACAAATGGATTGTGCCTGATTTTATTTGGGAATTGGATGAACATATTGATTTTG AAAAATTTAGCAAAGCCCTTCCAGATTCTGAAGAGCTGGCAAAACTGCTGCCTGACTTTGATAAACTTGGAGAGCGTTTCAGTTTTTTAAAAGGATGGCTTTCATCag GTCACaatttggttagtgaagccATAGGATCTTCTGATCTGCTTCTGTTGTTAG GTTCAGGAGGGGAAACTGCCTTCAAAGCCACAGACAGCCACGGTTATGATAATTCTGATAAACAGTACAAGAAG GGTTTGCTTGGTGAACTTATTCTATTACAAGAGCAGATCAAGCAGCATGAAGAGGAGGCACGCAGGGCGACCGGGAACATTAACACGGGCACCTCACAACAGAAGCGCAAG ACATCAGACAAAGAGAAAGTAGATCAACTGCAAGAAGAGCTTCTGAGAACACAA ATGAAGTACCAGCGGATTCTGGAGCGGctggagaaagaaaacaaagaccTGAGGAAGCTGGTGCTGCAGAAAGATGACAAAGGAATTCATCAAAGGAAGTTGAAG aaatCCTTGATTGATATGTACTCAGAGGTGTTGGACATATTATCTGATTACGATGCTAACTACAACACCCAAGACCATTTGCCCAgg GTGATTGTAGTTGGCGACCAAAGTGCAGGAAAAACCAGCGTCCTGGAAATGATTGCACAGGCCCGGATCTTCCCCCGTGGTTCTGGAGAGATGATGACCCGCTCTCCAGTAAAG gtTACATTAAGCGAAGGCCCTCACCATGTTGCTGTGTTTAAAGACAGTTCGCGAGAGTTTGATCTCACCAAGGAGGCAGAT CTGGCGGCATTGAGGGATGAAATAGAGGTCCGCATGAGGAAGAGTGTAAAGAATGGGCAAACCGTTAGTCCGGAG ACAATCTCTTTAAGTGTGAAGGGTCCTGGCATTCAGAGGATGGTCCTTGTGGATCTACCAGGAGTCATCAGT ACTGTGACTTCAGGGATGGCTCCAGATACCAAAGAGACTATATTCAACATCAGCAGGGCTTATATGCAGAATCCAAATGCCATTATTCTCTGCATTCAAG ACGGGTCCGTGGATGCAGAGCGGAGTATTGTAACCGATCTCGTGAGCCAGATGGATCCGCAGGGCAAGCgcaccatttttgttttaacaaaagTAGACCTTGCGGAGAAGAATGTGGCTAGTCCGAACCGG ATTCAGCAGATCATTGAAGGCAAACTATTTCCGATGAAAGCCCTTGGGTACTTTGCCGTGGTGACAGGGAAAG GCAACAGCAATGAAAGCATCGATTCCATAAAGGATTATGAAGAGGAATTTTTTCAAGGATCATCACTTTTGAA AAAAGGCATGCTCAAGGCTCATCAGGTGACCACCAAGAATTTAAGCCTTGCCGTTTCTGATTGTTTTTGGAAAATGGTGCGAGAGTCTGTTGAACAACAAGCTGATGCATTCAAAG cAACTCGTTTCAATCTTGAGACAGAGTGGAAGAATAACTATCCACGGCTGCGTGAGCTTGACAGG AATGAACTTTTTGAAAAAGCGAAAAATGAAATTCTCGATGAGGTTATAAGTCTTACCCAGGTGACACCAAAACATTG GGAAGAGATCCTTCAGAAGACTTTATGGGAGCGAGTCTCTACGCATGTGATTGAGAACATCTACCTCCCAGCTGCACAGACCATGAATTCGGGCACGTTCAACACTACTGTGGACATAAAGCTGAAGCAGTGGACTGACAAGCAGTTGCCTCATAAGGCAGTTGAG GTGGCTTGGGACACCCTTCAGCAGGAATTTTCCCGCTTCATGACTGAAAATAAAGTCAAGGAGCACGACATATTTGACAAGCTAAAGGAGGCTGTCAAAGACGAGAGTATTAAAAGACACAAGTGGAACGAGCAAGCAGAGGATAGCCTG AGAGTAATTCAGCACAATGCTTTAGAAGACCGATCCATCTCCGACAAACAGCAGTGGGACGCAGCGATCCATTTTATGGAAGAGACTCTTCAGAGCCGCTTGCAAGACA CTGAATCTGTCATACGAGACATGGTGGGTCCAGACTGGAAAGAGAGATGGTTCTCCTGGACATCTCGTTCTCCTGAACAG ACTATAcggaatgaaacaaaaaaagaacttgAAAAGATGCTGAAAATTAATGAAGATCATCCTGCATATCTCGCCAATGACGAAGTCACAACTGTCAGAAAAAATCTAGAGTCCAGGGCGGTAGAAGTGGATCCAATATTG ATAAAAGATACATGGCATCAGGTTTACAGAAAGCACTTCTTAAAAACTGCCCTTGGCCACTGTAACTTATGCAGGCGAGGATTTTTTTACTATCAGAGGAACTTTGTAGACTCCGAG CTGGAGTGCAACGATGTGGTCCTTTTCTGGAGAATACAGCGAATGTTGGGAATCACTGCCAACACCTTAAGGCAACAGCTCACTAACACAGAAG tAAGACGTCTAGAGAAAAACGTAAAGGAAGTATTGGAAGACTTTGCTGATGACAGTGACAAAAAGCTTAACTTGTTAACTGGGAAGAGGGTCCAACTAGCTGAAGATCTCA